A window from Cryobacterium sp. SO1 encodes these proteins:
- the thrS gene encoding threonine--tRNA ligase, translated as MRVNGELRDLATTVTETDDVTPVTIDSPDGLNILRHSAAHVLAQAVQTVNPAARLGIGPPVTDGFYYDFDVAEPFTPEDIKSLEKAMDRIIRQGQRFVRRVVTNDEARAELAAEPYKLELIGLKGVSTSLTNDSFADDESVEVGGAELTIYDNVDPKTGETVWKDLCRGPHLPNTRMIGNGYSLTRLAAAYWRGSEKNPQLQRIYGTAWPSKDEMRAYQARLAEAAKRDHRKLGQELDLFSFPEEIGSGLAVFHPKGGIIRSEIENYMRERLLANGYDLVNTPHITKGHLFETSQHLNWYRDGMFPPMHLDEEVDAEGNITRQGQDYYLKPMNCPMHNLIFKARGRSYRELPLRLAEFGTVYRYEKSGTLQGLTRVRGLTQDDAHIYVTQDQVRAEVASQLEFVFETLRGYGLTDFYLELSTRDPKKSVGTDEQWEAATDTLRQVGEASGLELVADPGGAAFYGPKISVQARDAIGRTWQLSTVQLDFNQPELFDLEYTAPDGTRQQPVMIHRALLGSIERFFAILLEHYAGAFPVWLSPVQVIGIPVSEQYEDYLREVLATLKGSGVRVELDSSSDRMQKKIRNATLQRIPFQLIVGEDDRANGAVSFRFRDGTQENGVPVADAIRRILAAIGTRAQVLGATDFAEGGAPIAPVGAATVERV; from the coding sequence ATGCGCGTCAACGGCGAGCTCAGGGACCTCGCCACGACGGTGACCGAGACCGATGACGTCACCCCGGTGACCATCGACTCTCCAGACGGCCTGAACATTCTGCGCCACTCCGCCGCCCACGTGCTTGCGCAGGCCGTCCAGACCGTCAATCCGGCCGCGCGCCTGGGCATCGGCCCACCCGTCACCGACGGCTTCTACTACGACTTCGACGTTGCAGAGCCCTTCACGCCCGAGGACATCAAGTCGCTCGAGAAAGCAATGGATCGGATCATCCGCCAGGGCCAGCGCTTCGTGCGCCGTGTCGTGACCAATGATGAAGCCCGCGCCGAACTCGCCGCGGAGCCGTACAAACTCGAGCTGATCGGCCTCAAGGGGGTCTCGACAAGCTTGACCAACGATTCTTTCGCCGACGACGAGTCCGTCGAGGTGGGCGGCGCCGAGCTGACCATTTACGACAACGTCGACCCGAAGACCGGCGAAACCGTGTGGAAGGACCTCTGCCGCGGCCCGCACCTGCCCAACACCCGGATGATCGGCAACGGCTACTCGCTCACCCGCTTGGCCGCCGCCTACTGGCGCGGGTCGGAGAAGAACCCGCAGCTGCAGCGCATCTACGGCACCGCCTGGCCCTCCAAGGACGAAATGCGCGCCTACCAGGCGCGACTGGCCGAAGCGGCCAAGCGCGACCACCGCAAGCTCGGCCAGGAGCTGGACCTGTTCTCGTTCCCCGAGGAGATCGGCTCCGGCCTGGCAGTGTTCCATCCCAAGGGCGGCATCATCCGCTCCGAGATCGAGAACTACATGCGCGAACGCTTGCTCGCCAACGGCTACGACCTGGTCAACACCCCGCACATCACCAAGGGACACCTGTTCGAGACCAGCCAGCACCTCAACTGGTACCGGGACGGCATGTTCCCGCCGATGCACCTCGACGAAGAGGTCGACGCCGAGGGCAACATCACCCGCCAGGGGCAGGACTACTACCTCAAGCCCATGAACTGCCCGATGCACAACCTCATCTTCAAGGCTCGCGGCCGCAGCTACCGCGAACTCCCGTTGCGGCTGGCAGAGTTCGGCACCGTGTACCGCTACGAGAAGAGCGGCACCCTGCAGGGCCTCACCCGCGTGCGCGGGCTCACCCAGGACGACGCTCACATCTACGTGACGCAGGACCAGGTGCGGGCCGAGGTCGCCAGCCAGCTCGAGTTCGTCTTCGAGACCCTCCGTGGTTATGGCCTGACCGATTTCTACCTCGAGCTGTCCACTCGCGACCCGAAAAAATCCGTCGGCACTGACGAACAGTGGGAAGCCGCGACCGATACCCTGCGCCAGGTGGGCGAGGCTTCTGGGCTCGAACTCGTGGCCGACCCCGGCGGAGCGGCGTTCTACGGCCCGAAGATCTCGGTGCAGGCCCGCGACGCGATCGGTCGCACCTGGCAGCTGTCAACGGTGCAACTCGACTTCAACCAGCCCGAGCTGTTCGACCTCGAGTACACCGCACCGGACGGCACCCGTCAGCAGCCCGTCATGATCCACCGCGCACTGCTCGGTTCGATCGAACGGTTCTTCGCCATCCTTCTCGAGCACTATGCCGGGGCCTTCCCGGTCTGGCTTTCTCCGGTGCAGGTCATCGGCATCCCGGTCTCCGAACAGTACGAGGACTACCTCCGGGAGGTCCTGGCGACTCTCAAGGGCTCCGGGGTGCGCGTGGAGCTCGACTCGTCCAGCGACCGGATGCAGAAAAAGATCCGCAACGCCACGCTGCAGCGGATCCCGTTCCAGCTCATCGTCGGCGAAGACGACCGGGCCAACGGTGCGGTCAGCTTCCGGTTCCGCGACGGCACCCAGGAGAACGGGGTGCCCGTCGCCGACGCCATCCGCCGGATCCTCGCGGCAATCGGCACTCGCGCGCAGGTCCTCGGCGCCACCGACTTCGCCGAGGGCGGCGCACCGATCGCCCCCGTCGGTGCGGCCACCGTGGAACGGGTCTGA
- a CDS encoding fructose-bisphosphatase class II family protein, translating into MTSPAEAPAAGVILDATTVLGAEHYSAELVDAVRAATNAAAIAAGLWFGRGDKNAADAAAVAAMRAELLTAPFAGFVVIGEGEKDDAPMLANGEELGSGQGPACDIAVDPLDGTRLVQEGLPGSVCVIALAPRGTLFDPRDVFYMDKLISSAPARGVLDLRTTPTANVHRLAEALGKPVSEIAVAVLDKPRHASLVAELLGIGAQVELAGEGDVSSAIAAATPGGRIDLAMGIGGTPEGVLTACAVRALQGFMEGKLAPQTDEQLRMALAAGHDLDRVLTLDDLVASDRVLFASSPVKSE; encoded by the coding sequence ATGACCAGCCCAGCAGAGGCGCCAGCAGCCGGCGTCATCCTCGACGCCACCACCGTCCTCGGCGCCGAGCACTACTCAGCAGAGCTGGTTGACGCCGTGCGGGCGGCCACCAACGCTGCCGCCATTGCCGCTGGCTTGTGGTTCGGGCGCGGCGACAAGAACGCCGCGGACGCGGCAGCCGTGGCCGCGATGCGGGCCGAGTTGCTGACGGCGCCGTTTGCGGGGTTCGTGGTCATCGGCGAGGGCGAGAAGGACGACGCACCGATGCTGGCCAACGGTGAGGAGCTCGGCTCGGGCCAGGGTCCGGCCTGCGACATCGCCGTCGACCCGCTGGACGGGACCAGGCTCGTGCAGGAGGGCCTGCCCGGCTCGGTCTGCGTGATCGCACTGGCCCCGCGTGGCACGCTGTTCGATCCCCGGGACGTGTTCTACATGGACAAGCTCATCTCCTCGGCGCCGGCCCGCGGTGTTCTGGACCTGCGAACAACTCCGACCGCGAACGTGCACCGCCTGGCAGAAGCGCTGGGCAAGCCGGTCAGCGAGATCGCCGTGGCGGTGCTGGACAAGCCGCGACACGCGAGCCTGGTGGCCGAATTGCTCGGGATCGGGGCGCAAGTCGAGTTGGCGGGGGAGGGGGATGTCTCCTCGGCGATCGCCGCAGCAACGCCCGGCGGCCGGATCGACCTGGCCATGGGGATCGGCGGCACCCCGGAGGGCGTGCTCACCGCGTGCGCCGTGCGGGCCCTGCAGGGCTTCATGGAGGGCAAGCTCGCTCCCCAGACCGATGAGCAACTGCGCATGGCGCTGGCCGCCGGGCACGATCTCGACCGGGTGCTGACCCTGGACGACCTCGTGGCCAGTGATCGGGTCCTATTTGCCTCGTCGCCGGTGAAATCAGAATAG
- a CDS encoding NAD(P)/FAD-dependent oxidoreductase encodes MTNRDAPLPGPETSAAVPSTTAITPPVYDVVIIGGGAAGLSAAVVLGRARRSVLVIDDGKPRNAPAAGVHSFLTRDGLSPGDLVRLGQEEARSYGVTIVSGRAADTRRSPRGFTVCLENGTTASGRRLLVATGLVDELPAVPGLSERWGRDVLHCPYCHGWEVRDQAIGILGTGPRSVHQALLFRQWSPNITLVLHGAMLAADGTISEDQGPTEAEWEQLAARGISVVIGPVAALDIRNDALTGVRLAGGHLIPLDALVVGPVFTARTRFLTGLGLGSTPHPMGAGSRLETDDSGRVLSDGSVVAGVWAAGNSTNLMAQVVVAAAAGLGVATAINAELIQEELESAVALYRRPFSAAAEAQNSDAHLGDRRHGIWAPVQAINNREGNN; translated from the coding sequence ATGACCAACCGAGACGCCCCGCTGCCGGGCCCAGAGACCTCCGCCGCCGTACCCTCCACAACAGCAATCACCCCACCGGTGTACGACGTGGTGATCATCGGTGGCGGCGCGGCAGGACTCAGCGCGGCCGTCGTGCTCGGACGCGCCCGACGTTCGGTCCTCGTCATCGATGACGGCAAACCACGCAACGCACCCGCCGCCGGGGTACACAGCTTCCTCACCCGCGACGGACTCAGTCCCGGCGACCTCGTGCGCCTCGGCCAGGAGGAGGCTCGCTCCTACGGCGTCACCATCGTGTCGGGCCGGGCAGCCGACACCCGGCGCTCACCGCGCGGCTTCACTGTGTGTCTCGAGAACGGCACCACGGCATCCGGGCGCCGGCTGCTGGTGGCAACCGGACTCGTCGACGAACTCCCCGCGGTGCCGGGCCTGAGCGAGCGTTGGGGACGCGATGTGCTGCATTGCCCGTACTGTCACGGCTGGGAGGTGCGGGATCAGGCGATCGGCATCCTCGGCACGGGACCGAGATCGGTCCACCAGGCCTTGCTCTTCCGTCAGTGGAGCCCGAACATCACCCTGGTGCTGCACGGGGCCATGTTGGCCGCGGACGGAACGATCTCGGAGGATCAGGGACCGACCGAGGCCGAATGGGAGCAACTGGCCGCTCGTGGCATCAGCGTCGTGATCGGCCCCGTCGCCGCCCTCGACATCCGCAACGACGCACTGACCGGGGTGCGACTTGCCGGCGGACACCTGATTCCGCTGGACGCGCTGGTGGTCGGGCCGGTCTTCACGGCCCGCACCCGGTTCCTGACCGGGCTCGGGTTGGGCTCGACACCGCATCCGATGGGCGCCGGCAGCCGCCTGGAGACCGATGACAGCGGCCGGGTGCTCAGTGACGGATCCGTGGTGGCCGGCGTCTGGGCGGCGGGGAACTCGACCAATCTGATGGCCCAGGTGGTCGTGGCGGCTGCCGCCGGTCTCGGTGTGGCCACGGCGATCAACGCCGAGCTCATCCAGGAGGAGCTGGAGAGCGCCGTCGCGTTGTACCGGCGGCCCTTCTCGGCTGCTGCCGAGGCTCAAAACAGCGACGCGCATCTCGGCGATCGCCGCCACGGCATCTGGGCGCCGGTGCAGGCCATCAACAACCGTGAAGGAAACAACTGA
- a CDS encoding bifunctional 2-polyprenyl-6-hydroxyphenol methylase/3-demethylubiquinol 3-O-methyltransferase UbiG gives MRTDFDREYWDDRYSALDDVWSGAANPVLVTETSDLTPGRALDIGCGEGADAIWLACRGWQVTGVDFSVVALERAAARSRRAGGDPSAAVASAGRIDWQQHDLTRWAPPASRYDLVTAQFMHLPSAPRTVLFRALADAVAPGGTLLIVGHDVSDVHATAHRMPDPDLFFSADEVVATLDPARWHINVAEARTRTISGPDGSPSPAADAVVRASRL, from the coding sequence ATGCGCACCGATTTCGACCGAGAATACTGGGACGACCGCTACAGCGCCCTTGACGATGTCTGGAGCGGTGCAGCCAACCCGGTGCTGGTGACCGAGACGTCCGACCTGACCCCGGGGCGTGCCCTCGACATCGGCTGCGGGGAAGGGGCCGACGCGATCTGGCTCGCTTGCCGCGGCTGGCAGGTGACCGGCGTCGATTTCTCGGTGGTCGCCCTCGAACGCGCCGCGGCCCGCAGCCGACGGGCCGGCGGGGACCCGTCCGCCGCTGTGGCCAGTGCCGGCCGCATCGATTGGCAACAGCACGACCTCACCCGCTGGGCTCCCCCGGCCAGCCGATACGACCTCGTCACGGCGCAGTTCATGCACCTGCCGTCAGCGCCTCGCACGGTGCTTTTTCGCGCACTCGCCGACGCTGTCGCCCCCGGCGGCACGCTGTTGATCGTCGGCCACGATGTCTCAGATGTGCACGCCACGGCGCATCGGATGCCCGACCCCGATCTGTTTTTCTCCGCGGACGAGGTGGTGGCGACGCTCGATCCCGCCCGGTGGCACATCAACGTGGCCGAGGCCCGCACCCGCACGATCAGTGGGCCCGACGGTTCGCCGAGCCCGGCCGCCGATGCCGTCGTGCGTGCCAGTCGGCTCTGA
- a CDS encoding YqjF family protein: MSEPWPISAVAPPLAGRATASQRWSNLVFLHWRVTPEQVAPLLPDGLKPDVFDGSSWVGLIPFVLDRATVFGSPPVPFFGNFVEVNVRLYAVDARGRRGVVFVSLEASRLAAVLAARALFSIPYMWARTSLDLGAGELRYSSTRHLAAGAHSSIVVRPTTRAVVGEPLADFLTARWALFTRVRGRTVHLRNHHEPWGLFAADLVSLEDTLLATAGFPGLAGTRPPDSVLYSPGVTTWFGTRG; the protein is encoded by the coding sequence GTGTCAGAGCCCTGGCCGATATCGGCCGTCGCCCCGCCTCTGGCCGGCCGGGCGACGGCCAGCCAGCGATGGTCGAATCTGGTCTTCCTGCACTGGCGCGTGACGCCGGAGCAGGTTGCACCGCTGCTTCCGGACGGCCTGAAGCCTGACGTCTTCGATGGGTCGAGCTGGGTGGGACTGATCCCGTTCGTGCTCGACCGGGCGACGGTGTTCGGCAGTCCACCGGTACCCTTTTTCGGGAACTTCGTCGAGGTGAATGTGCGCCTGTACGCGGTGGATGCCCGCGGTCGCCGTGGTGTGGTGTTCGTCTCACTCGAGGCATCCCGCCTCGCGGCGGTTCTGGCCGCACGGGCGTTGTTCTCGATCCCGTACATGTGGGCACGCACCAGCCTGGACCTGGGCGCCGGGGAGCTCCGCTACAGCTCCACCCGTCACCTCGCCGCCGGCGCCCACAGCAGCATCGTGGTGCGCCCCACGACTCGCGCGGTCGTCGGCGAGCCGCTGGCCGACTTTCTCACCGCGCGTTGGGCGCTGTTCACCCGAGTACGCGGACGCACCGTGCATCTGCGCAACCACCACGAGCCCTGGGGCCTGTTCGCTGCCGACCTGGTGTCACTCGAGGACACCCTGCTGGCGACGGCGGGGTTCCCGGGACTCGCCGGCACCCGGCCGCCGGATTCCGTGCTCTATTCGCCGGGCGTGACGACCTGGTTCGGCACCAGGGGGTAG
- a CDS encoding flotillin family protein: protein MFELLTPIIGIAFLVIVVGLIVLVYARSVYKNAGPDEALVITGKKSKKTIVDGATLEESGQRVVHGQGVFITPFFQKAFKISLRSRAIEITAVAQDRNGITLTVEAVAIVKVGDDPAAIRAAAQRFTGQDKNIDNFAQEVLSGSLRSSIGATDVMTIIQKRDELGTSVLATARESLANQGVDVDSFEIKGITDANDYIRDLGRAEQAKVRRQAEVAEHQANREAQEASIIAEQAVAEAQNTLALRKAALQLDTDKASAEAAAAKPLAEAKAQQNIVQEQELTAKRRASLRKAELDSEVNAVADADAYRVRVSAAAAAEARVAAANADRDSRVASAEAIRAEGQANADAILARGSAEAEATRLSAQAVAEQSEALIQLRLVEMLPKIAHELAAPMGNIDQLTVISTDGASQLSKNVASGFTEVDAVLNSTMGVGIRDLLSGLIGGTAAGTALAKAQAGDGVVPVQSPTQVPVPVQPDAMQPDAV, encoded by the coding sequence ATGTTTGAACTCCTCACTCCGATAATCGGTATCGCCTTTCTCGTCATCGTGGTCGGGCTGATCGTGCTTGTCTATGCCCGCTCGGTGTACAAGAACGCCGGGCCGGACGAAGCCCTCGTCATCACCGGGAAGAAGTCAAAGAAGACCATCGTCGACGGAGCGACCCTCGAGGAGTCGGGTCAGCGGGTCGTGCACGGCCAGGGCGTGTTCATCACCCCGTTCTTCCAGAAGGCGTTCAAGATCAGCCTGCGCAGCCGGGCGATCGAGATCACGGCCGTCGCCCAGGACCGCAACGGCATCACATTGACCGTGGAGGCCGTCGCGATCGTGAAGGTCGGCGACGACCCCGCCGCGATCCGCGCCGCCGCCCAGCGCTTCACCGGCCAGGACAAGAACATCGACAACTTCGCGCAGGAGGTGCTCAGCGGTTCGCTGCGGTCGTCGATCGGCGCCACCGACGTGATGACCATCATCCAGAAGCGCGACGAACTGGGCACATCGGTGCTGGCCACCGCCCGGGAATCCCTGGCGAACCAGGGCGTCGACGTGGACTCGTTCGAGATCAAGGGCATCACCGACGCCAACGACTACATTCGGGACCTCGGTCGTGCCGAGCAGGCCAAGGTGCGCCGCCAGGCCGAGGTGGCCGAGCACCAGGCCAACCGGGAGGCCCAGGAGGCCTCGATCATCGCCGAGCAGGCCGTGGCAGAAGCCCAGAACACCCTGGCGCTGCGCAAGGCGGCCCTGCAGCTCGACACCGACAAGGCCTCCGCAGAGGCTGCCGCGGCCAAGCCGCTGGCCGAGGCCAAGGCCCAGCAGAACATCGTGCAGGAGCAGGAACTCACGGCTAAGCGTCGCGCCAGCCTGCGCAAGGCCGAGCTCGACTCCGAGGTCAACGCGGTCGCCGACGCCGACGCCTACCGTGTGCGGGTCTCCGCCGCCGCCGCCGCCGAGGCGCGCGTCGCGGCTGCCAACGCCGACCGCGACAGCCGGGTCGCCTCCGCGGAGGCCATCCGGGCGGAAGGCCAGGCCAACGCCGACGCCATCCTGGCCCGCGGTTCGGCCGAAGCCGAGGCCACCCGACTCAGCGCTCAGGCCGTTGCCGAGCAGTCCGAAGCACTCATCCAGCTCCGCCTGGTCGAGATGCTGCCGAAGATCGCGCACGAGCTCGCGGCTCCGATGGGCAACATCGACCAGCTGACCGTCATCTCGACCGATGGTGCCAGCCAGCTCAGCAAGAACGTCGCCTCCGGCTTCACCGAGGTCGACGCTGTGCTGAACTCCACCATGGGAGTGGGCATCAGGGACCTGCTCAGCGGGCTCATCGGCGGCACTGCGGCCGGCACGGCTTTGGCGAAGGCCCAGGCGGGCGACGGCGTCGTGCCCGTTCAGTCACCGACGCAGGTGCCGGTCCCTGTGCAGCCCGACGCCATGCAGCCCGACGCCGTCTAG
- a CDS encoding SHOCT domain-containing protein has product MSPRRMGRPGLIGMAARTAVVAGTATAVSGNVQRRQQSRAQNAQAEADSQAQAQQAEYAAQQEQAAPSAPAGDSALLDQLNQLSQLHNAGVLSDTEFTAAKAKLLA; this is encoded by the coding sequence ATGTCACCACGTCGAATGGGACGCCCCGGGCTGATCGGCATGGCCGCACGGACAGCGGTTGTCGCCGGTACGGCCACGGCCGTGAGCGGCAATGTGCAGCGTCGGCAACAGTCCCGTGCCCAGAACGCCCAGGCGGAGGCCGATTCCCAGGCCCAAGCCCAGCAGGCCGAGTACGCCGCTCAACAGGAGCAGGCAGCTCCGTCGGCGCCGGCGGGCGACTCCGCCTTGCTTGACCAGCTGAATCAGCTCTCGCAGCTTCACAACGCCGGAGTGCTCAGTGATACCGAGTTCACGGCCGCGAAGGCAAAACTGCTGGCCTGA
- a CDS encoding DUF6325 family protein, translated as MVEFRYGPVEILLISFDGDRPGAALTRALRELIEEKTITLLDLLFVARDADGELQIVEVEDLPQKAELPDLELGEIGLAGLDDVEELAAELPPGTSAAVLVVELAWARNFASVLAASGGAVLHQERIPAAVVNEVLEAAR; from the coding sequence ATGGTGGAATTCAGGTACGGACCCGTGGAGATACTCCTGATCTCCTTCGATGGAGACAGGCCGGGCGCCGCGCTCACCAGGGCGCTGCGCGAGCTGATCGAGGAGAAGACCATCACCCTGCTCGACCTGCTTTTCGTCGCCCGCGACGCGGACGGGGAACTGCAGATCGTCGAGGTGGAAGACCTACCCCAGAAGGCGGAATTACCCGACCTGGAACTCGGCGAAATCGGCCTCGCCGGCCTGGACGATGTCGAGGAGCTAGCGGCGGAACTGCCGCCGGGTACCTCGGCTGCTGTTCTCGTGGTCGAACTTGCCTGGGCGCGGAACTTCGCCAGTGTTCTGGCCGCTTCCGGTGGTGCTGTACTGCATCAGGAGCGCATTCCCGCCGCCGTCGTGAATGAGGTGCTCGAAGCCGCACGCTGA
- a CDS encoding LuxR C-terminal-related transcriptional regulator, translated as MLPAGLVEEPDWYLHRPRLDALLERLRGLNARILVLWDAAGSGKTTLMANWARQLRADGHKVDWFTGSDLHEARGADEIRRRLTAQAEGPAQAEIPMPSERTAPSAWTGTEPRFVFVDDLHLAEHSARDGRTNVTGILEALVDTPSGIRLVVSGRHRPAAGTAPLEAAGVLIQCPDDTLAFTLAETFELAALHRIDLPADVGAVLRRHTGGWATGLALALTWRQAEGAALDLRRFDGDNPAVADYLAAEVVAGLDTGDRVVLMHSALSEVVALDLAVAVSDRFDAGDVLERLARHNTLIARDPTATGGTGYRYHPILLAYLQAEGRRLDAGAATARHRLASRWYADRACGAAAIEQSLLADDADVVGELLERFGLGLVVSGATDLVRRALDHIDGRVASTATLCLRLLLEPPYAPARRRVHQLLAAADAAVQAPPDQTQDTASSDRWAFIVEILHSFHATERSEIESHLETLQAGTTAPARQALAVDLLAATAEGRCLDKLGQPGPAEDILREVADTARLAEFDWLFLLASDLAATAAGHAGNWLHVAMLEGQMAATAPAATTSTIASTAASERPAGPPMDYATGRALLYAMIHRYEGCEPVDQVTLEMLAAVGATGADAGVSVPAEVLLLLGQLDNAARARQALDRLILLMREVGAEHPRALSLCCIPLIEVSGALDGRAETQLVVRLIERALGEDSLESLVIRFLLVPPTRAGHPAEERLRAAALEELSAWRGSTIVSAWLALAHVAEVSGRHVEADARLLRALRLASRLGCIRPFLALGGQGSGLIRGRIGRLGDLDDFARHILQCADKLHAPARPSVQEHSRSSPALTQREREVLRELPFHQSVADIARKRNVSPNTVKTHLRNIYQKLEATNRTDAVAIAQDRGLL; from the coding sequence GTGCTTCCCGCGGGCCTCGTCGAGGAACCGGACTGGTACCTGCACCGCCCGCGGCTGGACGCCCTTCTGGAGCGTTTGCGAGGCCTGAACGCCCGCATCCTCGTTCTCTGGGATGCCGCCGGTTCCGGAAAGACAACGCTGATGGCGAACTGGGCCAGGCAACTGCGGGCGGACGGCCATAAGGTGGACTGGTTCACCGGATCCGACCTGCACGAGGCCAGGGGCGCCGACGAGATCCGGCGCAGGCTCACGGCCCAAGCAGAAGGGCCGGCGCAAGCAGAAATCCCGATGCCGTCGGAACGCACCGCGCCATCAGCCTGGACCGGAACGGAACCCCGTTTCGTCTTCGTCGACGACCTGCACCTCGCCGAACACTCAGCACGCGACGGTCGCACCAACGTCACCGGGATCCTCGAGGCTCTGGTCGACACACCATCGGGTATTCGCCTCGTCGTCTCCGGTCGGCACCGGCCCGCGGCGGGAACAGCCCCGCTGGAGGCTGCCGGTGTTCTCATCCAGTGTCCCGACGACACCTTGGCCTTCACCCTGGCGGAGACCTTCGAGCTCGCCGCGCTGCACCGCATCGACCTGCCCGCCGACGTTGGCGCTGTCCTCCGGCGCCACACCGGCGGCTGGGCGACCGGGCTTGCTCTGGCGCTCACCTGGCGGCAGGCGGAGGGAGCCGCCCTGGACCTCAGGCGCTTCGACGGCGACAATCCGGCGGTGGCCGACTACCTCGCGGCCGAGGTCGTGGCGGGTCTGGATACCGGTGATCGGGTGGTCCTGATGCACTCGGCCCTCAGCGAGGTCGTCGCGCTCGACCTCGCTGTGGCGGTGTCGGACCGGTTCGATGCCGGCGACGTGCTCGAACGATTGGCTCGCCACAACACCCTGATCGCGCGCGACCCAACCGCGACCGGCGGGACTGGGTACCGGTATCACCCGATCCTGCTCGCCTACCTGCAGGCGGAAGGACGACGACTCGACGCCGGCGCTGCCACCGCCCGCCATCGCCTCGCCAGCCGTTGGTACGCGGACAGGGCCTGCGGTGCAGCGGCGATCGAGCAGTCGCTGCTGGCAGACGACGCCGACGTGGTCGGCGAGCTTCTCGAACGGTTCGGCCTCGGTCTTGTCGTGTCCGGAGCAACCGACCTGGTGCGCCGGGCGCTCGACCACATCGACGGACGGGTGGCATCGACGGCGACCCTGTGCCTGCGCCTGTTGCTCGAGCCGCCCTACGCGCCTGCGCGACGCCGGGTGCACCAGCTCCTCGCGGCCGCCGACGCTGCAGTCCAGGCCCCACCCGATCAGACTCAAGACACCGCGAGCTCGGACCGGTGGGCGTTCATCGTCGAGATCCTGCACTCGTTTCACGCCACCGAGAGGTCCGAGATCGAGAGCCACCTGGAAACCCTGCAGGCCGGCACAACGGCGCCGGCCCGGCAAGCCCTTGCTGTCGACCTCCTGGCGGCGACGGCGGAAGGACGTTGCCTCGACAAGCTCGGTCAGCCGGGTCCGGCCGAAGACATCCTCAGAGAGGTGGCCGACACAGCCAGGCTCGCCGAGTTCGACTGGTTGTTCCTCCTGGCCAGCGACCTGGCGGCGACCGCGGCGGGGCATGCCGGGAACTGGCTCCACGTGGCCATGCTGGAAGGCCAGATGGCCGCGACGGCACCAGCCGCGACGACGTCGACGATTGCTTCGACTGCGGCTTCTGAGCGTCCAGCCGGGCCGCCCATGGACTACGCCACGGGCCGGGCGCTCCTCTACGCGATGATTCATCGGTACGAGGGCTGCGAGCCTGTCGACCAGGTGACGCTGGAGATGTTGGCGGCAGTCGGTGCCACTGGTGCTGATGCCGGGGTGAGCGTTCCTGCCGAGGTCCTGTTGCTCCTCGGCCAGCTGGACAACGCGGCGCGCGCACGACAGGCCCTCGACAGGCTGATCCTCCTGATGCGGGAGGTCGGCGCTGAGCATCCGCGTGCCCTGAGCCTGTGCTGCATACCCCTGATCGAGGTGAGCGGGGCGCTGGACGGGCGCGCGGAAACGCAGCTGGTGGTGCGACTGATCGAGCGGGCGCTGGGGGAGGACTCCCTGGAGTCGCTCGTCATCAGGTTCCTTCTTGTTCCCCCCACCAGGGCGGGCCACCCCGCAGAAGAACGCCTTCGCGCCGCGGCGCTTGAGGAGCTCTCGGCCTGGCGCGGGTCAACCATCGTCAGCGCTTGGCTGGCCCTTGCCCACGTGGCCGAGGTGTCCGGCCGCCACGTCGAGGCGGACGCACGCCTGCTTCGAGCGTTGCGACTCGCGAGCAGGCTGGGTTGTATACGTCCCTTCCTGGCGCTCGGGGGACAGGGCAGCGGACTCATCCGCGGCCGGATCGGCAGGCTCGGCGATCTCGACGACTTCGCCCGACACATCCTGCAGTGCGCCGACAAGCTGCACGCACCGGCCCGGCCGTCAGTCCAGGAGCACAGCCGCAGCAGTCCTGCGCTCACGCAACGGGAGCGTGAGGTCCTCCGTGAGCTGCCGTTCCACCAGTCCGTGGCGGATATTGCGCGTAAGCGCAACGTCAGTCCGAATACTGTAAAAACCCACTTGCGCAACATCTATCAGAAGCTCGAGGCCACCAACCGCACGGATGCCGTGGCGATCGCCCAGGATCGTGGGCTGCTTTAG